Proteins found in one Triticum aestivum cultivar Chinese Spring chromosome 4D, IWGSC CS RefSeq v2.1, whole genome shotgun sequence genomic segment:
- the LOC123096167 gene encoding uncharacterized protein isoform X4: MIYFLFIRIKSHSNLLIFPTGEILRGIIAFFLPVPSLVRYSVSVRINNSHARIRTPAAPASPSPARWPTRASSSPGSSASPPSPPSTPASRRPSPPSVLFRKDIGFAAPIICRSTVQGRHLISDDNGYVCSALSIDPWSRCCPRTGGRFSCQGCNLDSQCCNSYEYCVSCCLNPSRTKEADVLKLKVAKPVTAGTYTNIFDFCMGRCRHSSASVVHENAYLSDFHHCFLVQQNSSGSTESNFGSRLDGINVILGRQGESCSSACRAKGQSCVPSRLSELNKCQMALKHAVVLISCFAPSHIRLLNLNMEAISLLEKFQISTRFQVLNYQLLPT; this comes from the exons atgatttattttttgttcattcgaattaaatctcatagtaatctGCTCATATTTCCAACGGGTGAAATCCTCCGTGGGATTATTGCATTCTTCCTGCCTGTCCCTTCGCTCGTTCGCTACTCCGTTTCAGTGAGAATAAACAACTCCCACGCGCGCATCCGTACACCCGCTGCCCCGGCGTCCCCCTCCCCGGCCCGATGGCCAacccgcgcctcctcctccccaggaTCCTctgcgtcgccgccgtcgccgccttctACGCCTGCCTCCCGGCGCCCGTCTCCGCCATCCG TCTTGTTCAGGAAGGACATTGGTTTTGCTGCACCCATCATCTGCAGGAGTACTGTTCAAGGCCGGCATTTGATATCAGATGATAATG GTTATGTATGTTCTGCTCTTTCGATCGATCCATGGTCTCGCTGCTGCCCACGAACAGGAGGACGCTTCTCCTGTCA GGGCTGCAACCTTGATTCGCAGTGCTGCAATTCTTACGAGTATTGTGTTTCTTGCTGCTTGAATCCTTCTAGG ACCAAGGAAGCAGATGTGCTGAAGTTGAAGGTAGCTAAGCCAGTTACTGCTG GAACTTACACCAATATCTTCGATTTCTGCATGGGAAGATGCCGCCATAGTTCTGCAAGTGTG GTCCATGAAAATGCATATTTGAGTGATTTCCATCATTGCTTTCTGGTGCAGCAAAATTCATCGG GATCAACTGAATCTAATTTTGGATCAAGGTTGGATGGCATTAACGTCATTTTGGGAAG GCAGGGGGAATCGTGTAGTTCTGCATGCAGAGCAAAAGGACAATCATGTGTTCCAAGCAGGCTTTCTGAGTTGAACAAATGTCAGAT GGCTTTAAAGCATGCTGTCGTTCTAATCAGCTGTTTTGCTCCGTCCCATATCCGGTTACTCAATCTGAATATGGAAGCAATCTCTTTGCTGGAGAAGTTTCAGATATCTACACGCTTCCAAGTTCTGAATTATCAACTACTGCCTACTTGA
- the LOC123096169 gene encoding tetrapyrrole-binding protein, chloroplastic, with translation MANASLQSFLPQHHHSFLNSNTHDGSPPALLKLTTNSTNASNSISFKLFASSSSSVTTTANSPAPTPVAAAAAATTSPPTPSLELLGQQLAAGDYRQADETTRALLIVLAGEAARRRGYVFFSEVQFISVEDLRAVDALWLEHSGGRFGYSVQRRVWDKSLREFTRFFIKIGWMKKLDTEVEQFNYRAFPDEFIWELTDDTPEGHLPLTNALRGTRLLENIFTHPAFDCEEDEAAGADEEADKGSATGQNNKDDNKGRGRPKSLTDFKPDYSF, from the coding sequence ATGGCAAATGCTTCCCTCCAGTCCTTCCTCCCCCAGCACCACCATTCCTTCCTCAACAGCAACACCCACGACGGCTCCCCTCCCGCGCTCCTCAAGCTCACCACCAACAGCACCAACGCCAGCAACAGCATTTCCTTCAAGCTcttcgccagcagctcctcctcggTGACCACAACCGCCAACTCGCCGGCTCcgactccggtcgccgccgccgccgcggcgacaACCTCGCCGCCCACCCCCTCCCTGGAGCTCCTGGGCCAGCAGCTCGCGGCGGGGGACTACCGGCAGGCCGACGAGACCACGCGCGCCCTCCTCATCGTCCTCGCGGGCGAGGCCGCGCGCCGCCGAGGGTACGTCTTCTTCTCGGAGGTCCAGTTCATCTCCGTCGAGGACCTCCGCGCCGTGGACGCGCTCTGGCTGGAGCACAGCGGCGGCAGGTTCGGGTACAGCGTGCAGCGCCGGGTTTGGGACAAGTCGCTGCGCGAGTTCACCCGATTCTTCATCAAGATCGGCTGGATGAAGAAGCTGGACACCGAGGTGGAGCAGTTCAACTACAGGGCCTTCCCCGACGAGTTCATCTGGGAGCTCACCGACGACACGCCGGAGGGCCACCTGCCCCTCACCAATGCCCTCAGGGGGACGCGGCTCCTGGAGAACATCTTCACCCACCCCGCCTTCGACTGCGAAGAAGATGAAGCAGCAGGGGCAGATGAGGAGGCTGACAAGGGCAGTGCCACTGGTCAGAATAATAAGGATGACAACAAAGGCAGGGGCAGGCCAAAGAGTTTGACAGATTTCAAGCCCGACTACTCCTTTTAA
- the LOC123096167 gene encoding uncharacterized protein isoform X2 yields MIYFLFIRIKSHSNLLIFPTGEILRGIIAFFLPVPSLVRYSVSVRINNSHARIRTPAAPASPSPARWPTRASSSPGSSASPPSPPSTPASRRPSPPSVLFRKDIGFAAPIICRSTVQGRHLISDDNGYVCSALSIDPWSRCCPRTGGRFSCQGCNLDSQCCNSYEYCVSCCLNPSRTKEADVLKLKVAKPVTAGTYTNIFDFCMGRCRHSSASVVHENAYLSDFHHCFLVQQNSSGSTESNFGSRLDGINVILGRQGESCSSACRAKGQSCVPSRLSELNKCQILQKYMRCKNGCFPSLGPDQPAEVVDEAPKNLNPGACLYMQMDDRLTCDGSHRHTRRLCPCA; encoded by the exons atgatttattttttgttcattcgaattaaatctcatagtaatctGCTCATATTTCCAACGGGTGAAATCCTCCGTGGGATTATTGCATTCTTCCTGCCTGTCCCTTCGCTCGTTCGCTACTCCGTTTCAGTGAGAATAAACAACTCCCACGCGCGCATCCGTACACCCGCTGCCCCGGCGTCCCCCTCCCCGGCCCGATGGCCAacccgcgcctcctcctccccaggaTCCTctgcgtcgccgccgtcgccgccttctACGCCTGCCTCCCGGCGCCCGTCTCCGCCATCCG TCTTGTTCAGGAAGGACATTGGTTTTGCTGCACCCATCATCTGCAGGAGTACTGTTCAAGGCCGGCATTTGATATCAGATGATAATG GTTATGTATGTTCTGCTCTTTCGATCGATCCATGGTCTCGCTGCTGCCCACGAACAGGAGGACGCTTCTCCTGTCA GGGCTGCAACCTTGATTCGCAGTGCTGCAATTCTTACGAGTATTGTGTTTCTTGCTGCTTGAATCCTTCTAGG ACCAAGGAAGCAGATGTGCTGAAGTTGAAGGTAGCTAAGCCAGTTACTGCTG GAACTTACACCAATATCTTCGATTTCTGCATGGGAAGATGCCGCCATAGTTCTGCAAGTGTG GTCCATGAAAATGCATATTTGAGTGATTTCCATCATTGCTTTCTGGTGCAGCAAAATTCATCGG GATCAACTGAATCTAATTTTGGATCAAGGTTGGATGGCATTAACGTCATTTTGGGAAG GCAGGGGGAATCGTGTAGTTCTGCATGCAGAGCAAAAGGACAATCATGTGTTCCAAGCAGGCTTTCTGAGTTGAACAAATGTCAGAT TTTGCAGAAATATATGAGATGCAAAAATGGTTGCTTTCCCAGTCTTGGGCCCGATCAACCTGCCGAAGTTGTAGACGAAGCTCCAAAAAATTTG AATCCTGGAGCGTGCTTGTACATGCAGATGGATGACCGCCTCACCTGTGATGGCTCACATCGACATACCCGAAGGCTCTGTCCTTGTGCATGA
- the LOC123096167 gene encoding uncharacterized protein isoform X5, translated as MANPRLLLPRILCVAAVAAFYACLPAPVSAIRKDIGFAAPIICRSTVQGRHLISDDNGYVCSALSIDPWSRCCPRTGGRFSCQGCNLDSQCCNSYEYCVSCCLNPSRTKEADVLKLKVAKPVTAGTYTNIFDFCMGRCRHSSASVVHENAYLSDFHHCFLVQQNSSAGSTESNFGSRLDGINVILGRQGESCSSACRAKGQSCVPSRLSELNKCQILQKYMRCKNGCFPSLGPDQPAEVVDEAPKNLNPGACLYMQMDDRLTCDGSHRHTRRLCPCA; from the exons ATGGCCAacccgcgcctcctcctccccaggaTCCTctgcgtcgccgccgtcgccgccttctACGCCTGCCTCCCGGCGCCCGTCTCCGCCATCCG GAAGGACATTGGTTTTGCTGCACCCATCATCTGCAGGAGTACTGTTCAAGGCCGGCATTTGATATCAGATGATAATG GTTATGTATGTTCTGCTCTTTCGATCGATCCATGGTCTCGCTGCTGCCCACGAACAGGAGGACGCTTCTCCTGTCA GGGCTGCAACCTTGATTCGCAGTGCTGCAATTCTTACGAGTATTGTGTTTCTTGCTGCTTGAATCCTTCTAGG ACCAAGGAAGCAGATGTGCTGAAGTTGAAGGTAGCTAAGCCAGTTACTGCTG GAACTTACACCAATATCTTCGATTTCTGCATGGGAAGATGCCGCCATAGTTCTGCAAGTGTG GTCCATGAAAATGCATATTTGAGTGATTTCCATCATTGCTTTCTGGTGCAGCAAAATTCATCGG CAGGATCAACTGAATCTAATTTTGGATCAAGGTTGGATGGCATTAACGTCATTTTGGGAAG GCAGGGGGAATCGTGTAGTTCTGCATGCAGAGCAAAAGGACAATCATGTGTTCCAAGCAGGCTTTCTGAGTTGAACAAATGTCAGAT TTTGCAGAAATATATGAGATGCAAAAATGGTTGCTTTCCCAGTCTTGGGCCCGATCAACCTGCCGAAGTTGTAGACGAAGCTCCAAAAAATTTG AATCCTGGAGCGTGCTTGTACATGCAGATGGATGACCGCCTCACCTGTGATGGCTCACATCGACATACCCGAAGGCTCTGTCCTTGTGCATGA
- the LOC123096167 gene encoding uncharacterized protein isoform X3: MIYFLFIRIKSHSNLLIFPTGEILRGIIAFFLPVPSLVRYSVSVRINNSHARIRTPAAPASPSPARWPTRASSSPGSSASPPSPPSTPASRRPSPPSVLFRKDIGFAAPIICRSTVQGRHLISDDNGYVCSALSIDPWSRCCPRTGGRFSCQGCNLDSQCCNSYEYCVSCCLNPSRTKEADVLKLKVAKPVTAGTYTNIFDFCMGRCRHSSASVVHENAYLSDFHHCFLVQQNSSAGSTESNFGSRLDGINVILGRQGESCSSACRAKGQSCVPSRLSELNKCQMALKHAVVLISCFAPSHIRLLNLNMEAISLLEKFQISTRFQVLNYQLLPT, translated from the exons atgatttattttttgttcattcgaattaaatctcatagtaatctGCTCATATTTCCAACGGGTGAAATCCTCCGTGGGATTATTGCATTCTTCCTGCCTGTCCCTTCGCTCGTTCGCTACTCCGTTTCAGTGAGAATAAACAACTCCCACGCGCGCATCCGTACACCCGCTGCCCCGGCGTCCCCCTCCCCGGCCCGATGGCCAacccgcgcctcctcctccccaggaTCCTctgcgtcgccgccgtcgccgccttctACGCCTGCCTCCCGGCGCCCGTCTCCGCCATCCG TCTTGTTCAGGAAGGACATTGGTTTTGCTGCACCCATCATCTGCAGGAGTACTGTTCAAGGCCGGCATTTGATATCAGATGATAATG GTTATGTATGTTCTGCTCTTTCGATCGATCCATGGTCTCGCTGCTGCCCACGAACAGGAGGACGCTTCTCCTGTCA GGGCTGCAACCTTGATTCGCAGTGCTGCAATTCTTACGAGTATTGTGTTTCTTGCTGCTTGAATCCTTCTAGG ACCAAGGAAGCAGATGTGCTGAAGTTGAAGGTAGCTAAGCCAGTTACTGCTG GAACTTACACCAATATCTTCGATTTCTGCATGGGAAGATGCCGCCATAGTTCTGCAAGTGTG GTCCATGAAAATGCATATTTGAGTGATTTCCATCATTGCTTTCTGGTGCAGCAAAATTCATCGG CAGGATCAACTGAATCTAATTTTGGATCAAGGTTGGATGGCATTAACGTCATTTTGGGAAG GCAGGGGGAATCGTGTAGTTCTGCATGCAGAGCAAAAGGACAATCATGTGTTCCAAGCAGGCTTTCTGAGTTGAACAAATGTCAGAT GGCTTTAAAGCATGCTGTCGTTCTAATCAGCTGTTTTGCTCCGTCCCATATCCGGTTACTCAATCTGAATATGGAAGCAATCTCTTTGCTGGAGAAGTTTCAGATATCTACACGCTTCCAAGTTCTGAATTATCAACTACTGCCTACTTGA
- the LOC123096167 gene encoding uncharacterized protein isoform X1, with protein sequence MIYFLFIRIKSHSNLLIFPTGEILRGIIAFFLPVPSLVRYSVSVRINNSHARIRTPAAPASPSPARWPTRASSSPGSSASPPSPPSTPASRRPSPPSVLFRKDIGFAAPIICRSTVQGRHLISDDNGYVCSALSIDPWSRCCPRTGGRFSCQGCNLDSQCCNSYEYCVSCCLNPSRTKEADVLKLKVAKPVTAGTYTNIFDFCMGRCRHSSASVVHENAYLSDFHHCFLVQQNSSAGSTESNFGSRLDGINVILGRQGESCSSACRAKGQSCVPSRLSELNKCQILQKYMRCKNGCFPSLGPDQPAEVVDEAPKNLNPGACLYMQMDDRLTCDGSHRHTRRLCPCA encoded by the exons atgatttattttttgttcattcgaattaaatctcatagtaatctGCTCATATTTCCAACGGGTGAAATCCTCCGTGGGATTATTGCATTCTTCCTGCCTGTCCCTTCGCTCGTTCGCTACTCCGTTTCAGTGAGAATAAACAACTCCCACGCGCGCATCCGTACACCCGCTGCCCCGGCGTCCCCCTCCCCGGCCCGATGGCCAacccgcgcctcctcctccccaggaTCCTctgcgtcgccgccgtcgccgccttctACGCCTGCCTCCCGGCGCCCGTCTCCGCCATCCG TCTTGTTCAGGAAGGACATTGGTTTTGCTGCACCCATCATCTGCAGGAGTACTGTTCAAGGCCGGCATTTGATATCAGATGATAATG GTTATGTATGTTCTGCTCTTTCGATCGATCCATGGTCTCGCTGCTGCCCACGAACAGGAGGACGCTTCTCCTGTCA GGGCTGCAACCTTGATTCGCAGTGCTGCAATTCTTACGAGTATTGTGTTTCTTGCTGCTTGAATCCTTCTAGG ACCAAGGAAGCAGATGTGCTGAAGTTGAAGGTAGCTAAGCCAGTTACTGCTG GAACTTACACCAATATCTTCGATTTCTGCATGGGAAGATGCCGCCATAGTTCTGCAAGTGTG GTCCATGAAAATGCATATTTGAGTGATTTCCATCATTGCTTTCTGGTGCAGCAAAATTCATCGG CAGGATCAACTGAATCTAATTTTGGATCAAGGTTGGATGGCATTAACGTCATTTTGGGAAG GCAGGGGGAATCGTGTAGTTCTGCATGCAGAGCAAAAGGACAATCATGTGTTCCAAGCAGGCTTTCTGAGTTGAACAAATGTCAGAT TTTGCAGAAATATATGAGATGCAAAAATGGTTGCTTTCCCAGTCTTGGGCCCGATCAACCTGCCGAAGTTGTAGACGAAGCTCCAAAAAATTTG AATCCTGGAGCGTGCTTGTACATGCAGATGGATGACCGCCTCACCTGTGATGGCTCACATCGACATACCCGAAGGCTCTGTCCTTGTGCATGA
- the LOC123096167 gene encoding uncharacterized protein isoform X6, with protein sequence MANPRLLLPRILCVAAVAAFYACLPAPVSAIRKDIGFAAPIICRSTVQGRHLISDDNGYVCSALSIDPWSRCCPRTGGRFSCQGCNLDSQCCNSYEYCVSCCLNPSRTKEADVLKLKVAKPVTAGTYTNIFDFCMGRCRHSSASVVHENAYLSDFHHCFLVQQNSSGSTESNFGSRLDGINVILGRQGESCSSACRAKGQSCVPSRLSELNKCQILQKYMRCKNGCFPSLGPDQPAEVVDEAPKNLNPGACLYMQMDDRLTCDGSHRHTRRLCPCA encoded by the exons ATGGCCAacccgcgcctcctcctccccaggaTCCTctgcgtcgccgccgtcgccgccttctACGCCTGCCTCCCGGCGCCCGTCTCCGCCATCCG GAAGGACATTGGTTTTGCTGCACCCATCATCTGCAGGAGTACTGTTCAAGGCCGGCATTTGATATCAGATGATAATG GTTATGTATGTTCTGCTCTTTCGATCGATCCATGGTCTCGCTGCTGCCCACGAACAGGAGGACGCTTCTCCTGTCA GGGCTGCAACCTTGATTCGCAGTGCTGCAATTCTTACGAGTATTGTGTTTCTTGCTGCTTGAATCCTTCTAGG ACCAAGGAAGCAGATGTGCTGAAGTTGAAGGTAGCTAAGCCAGTTACTGCTG GAACTTACACCAATATCTTCGATTTCTGCATGGGAAGATGCCGCCATAGTTCTGCAAGTGTG GTCCATGAAAATGCATATTTGAGTGATTTCCATCATTGCTTTCTGGTGCAGCAAAATTCATCGG GATCAACTGAATCTAATTTTGGATCAAGGTTGGATGGCATTAACGTCATTTTGGGAAG GCAGGGGGAATCGTGTAGTTCTGCATGCAGAGCAAAAGGACAATCATGTGTTCCAAGCAGGCTTTCTGAGTTGAACAAATGTCAGAT TTTGCAGAAATATATGAGATGCAAAAATGGTTGCTTTCCCAGTCTTGGGCCCGATCAACCTGCCGAAGTTGTAGACGAAGCTCCAAAAAATTTG AATCCTGGAGCGTGCTTGTACATGCAGATGGATGACCGCCTCACCTGTGATGGCTCACATCGACATACCCGAAGGCTCTGTCCTTGTGCATGA